A single genomic interval of Phycisphaerae bacterium harbors:
- a CDS encoding VIT domain-containing protein, with amino-acid sequence MKSVRRIVLVLLAAALGLAAYACSSAQRLASKADKEAAAPETSTPPAQYGFTPAPAPGLGEPPAQFSLPLTPPQGNSSRETAGKPSGEDSSMRFRGKWWGQDAAKPRDAYGIGGRRWSLLREGKSPPPGALPSPGEELWIVQRPSGEQPRPTGEDIPGSGELRAKLPGETKEIPLPLKHTDVQAAIAGYIATVDVTQQYHNPYESKIEAVYVFPLPENAAVNEFLMTVGERKIRGIIREREEAEKIYQEAKSQGYVASLLTQERPNIFTQSVANIEPGKQIDINIRYFNTLAYDDGWYEFVFPMVVGPRFNPPGSTDGVGAVGRGDRGISGQKTEVQYLKPGERSGHDISLSVAIDAGVAIEKIDSRNHVIEVKKSSPEKAEVRLGRLDTVPNKDFVLRYQVAGQTVKSAIMTHRDKRGGFFTMMIYPPKDLSNLKRKPMEMIFVLDCSGSMSGRPIEQAKAAAERALRLLEPDDTFQIIRFSNNASQLGPKPVVATPDNVRRGLEYLKSLQGEGGTMMIEGIKAALDFPHDENRLRFVSFLTDGYIGNEEQIFGEIHKRLGAARIFSFGVGSSVNRYLLDGMARMGKGAVAYLGLNDSGADVMNRFFERISHPAMTDVMIDWGGMKVEDIYPKRIPDLFVGRPVLITGRFSGKGSATVRVKGQAGDKAREIAIPVDLDDASATHEGLAAVWARMKIAELSQHAIMDPGEQWTGQIKTVALEYGLMSAYTAFVAVDSLTRTAGDSGTTVAVPVPIPDGVKYETTVQER; translated from the coding sequence ATGAAGTCCGTGCGAAGGATTGTGCTCGTTCTGCTGGCTGCGGCGTTGGGCCTTGCGGCGTACGCTTGCTCCTCCGCGCAGAGACTCGCATCCAAGGCAGACAAGGAGGCCGCCGCGCCGGAAACGTCGACACCTCCGGCCCAGTACGGCTTCACGCCTGCACCTGCGCCCGGCCTTGGCGAACCACCTGCACAGTTTTCGCTTCCCTTGACGCCGCCACAAGGCAACTCGTCGAGAGAAACCGCCGGCAAGCCCTCCGGAGAGGATAGCTCTATGCGGTTTAGGGGCAAATGGTGGGGACAGGACGCTGCCAAGCCTAGGGATGCGTATGGCATCGGCGGACGGCGGTGGTCGTTGTTACGTGAAGGCAAGTCTCCTCCGCCCGGCGCTCTTCCTTCCCCAGGAGAGGAACTATGGATCGTCCAGCGTCCATCGGGCGAGCAGCCGAGGCCGACCGGCGAGGATATTCCCGGCAGCGGCGAACTGAGGGCCAAGCTGCCCGGCGAGACGAAGGAAATCCCGCTGCCGCTCAAGCACACCGACGTTCAGGCCGCGATCGCCGGCTACATCGCCACCGTCGATGTCACTCAGCAGTATCACAATCCCTACGAGAGCAAGATCGAGGCGGTCTATGTGTTCCCGCTGCCGGAGAACGCGGCGGTCAACGAGTTCCTGATGACCGTGGGCGAGCGAAAGATCCGCGGCATCATCCGCGAGCGTGAGGAGGCCGAGAAGATCTACCAGGAGGCCAAATCGCAGGGCTACGTTGCTTCGCTGCTGACCCAGGAACGCCCGAACATCTTCACCCAGTCGGTGGCCAACATCGAGCCTGGCAAGCAGATCGACATCAACATCCGCTACTTCAACACCCTGGCCTACGACGACGGCTGGTACGAGTTTGTCTTCCCGATGGTCGTCGGCCCGCGGTTCAACCCGCCGGGCAGCACCGACGGAGTCGGGGCGGTTGGCCGCGGTGACCGGGGCATCTCCGGCCAGAAGACCGAGGTCCAGTACCTGAAGCCCGGCGAGCGCAGCGGCCACGATATCTCGCTGTCGGTGGCCATCGATGCCGGCGTGGCCATCGAAAAGATCGACAGCCGCAACCACGTGATCGAAGTGAAGAAGTCCTCGCCCGAAAAAGCCGAAGTGCGACTCGGAAGACTTGACACGGTGCCCAACAAGGATTTCGTGCTCCGTTACCAGGTGGCCGGCCAAACGGTTAAATCCGCGATCATGACCCACCGCGACAAGCGCGGCGGCTTCTTCACCATGATGATCTACCCGCCCAAGGATCTCAGCAACCTCAAGCGCAAGCCCATGGAAATGATCTTCGTGCTCGATTGCTCCGGCAGCATGAGCGGTCGTCCGATCGAGCAGGCCAAGGCCGCCGCCGAGCGTGCCCTGCGGCTGCTTGAGCCCGACGACACCTTCCAGATCATCCGTTTCTCGAACAACGCCTCGCAACTCGGCCCCAAGCCGGTGGTCGCAACGCCCGACAACGTCCGCCGGGGCCTGGAATACCTCAAGTCGCTCCAGGGCGAGGGCGGCACGATGATGATCGAGGGCATCAAGGCGGCGCTCGATTTCCCGCACGACGAGAACCGCCTCCGCTTCGTTTCGTTCCTGACCGACGGTTACATCGGCAACGAGGAACAGATCTTCGGCGAGATCCACAAGCGGCTCGGTGCAGCAAGGATCTTCAGCTTCGGGGTGGGCTCGTCGGTCAACCGCTACCTGCTCGACGGCATGGCCCGCATGGGCAAAGGCGCGGTGGCCTACCTCGGCCTCAACGACAGCGGCGCCGACGTCATGAACCGCTTCTTCGAGCGGATCAGCCATCCGGCCATGACCGACGTGATGATCGACTGGGGCGGGATGAAGGTCGAGGACATCTATCCCAAACGGATCCCCGACCTCTTCGTCGGCCGCCCCGTGTTGATCACCGGGCGGTTCAGCGGTAAAGGCTCGGCCACGGTCCGAGTCAAAGGCCAGGCGGGCGACAAGGCCCGCGAGATCGCCATTCCAGTGGACCTCGATGATGCATCCGCCACGCACGAAGGCCTGGCTGCCGTCTGGGCCCGGATGAAGATTGCCGAACTGTCGCAGCATGCGATCATGGATCCGGGCGAGCAGTGGACCGGCCAGATCAAGACCGTTGCCCTCGAATACGGCCTGATGTCCGCCTACACCGCTTTCGTGGCCGTCGATTCGCTGACCAGGACCGCCGGCGACAGCGGCACGACGGTAGCCGTGCCGGTTCCGATCCCCGACGGCGTGAAGTACGAGACCACGGTACAGGAACGGTAG